In Microbacterium terrisoli, the genomic stretch CGCCGTCGGCTCCCCCGACACTTCGACGAGTACGGGGTTGAACACGCAGCCGATGTCTCCGTCGACGTTGTAGCTGAACGCGCGCACGCCGACACCGATTTGGGATGCCGCGACTCCCGCGCGTCCGGGCAGCTCGACGGTGTCGACCAGGTCGCGCGCAAGCGCGCGGGTGCCCTCGTCGAACGTGGTCACCTCGGTGCCCGTCGAACGCAAAACGGGGTCGCCGAACAGACGGATCTCTCGCACCGCCATGGTCAGGCCGCTGCCGTCGCGTTCTCGCGCAGGCCCTCGACGACCGCGACGGCGAGCCGCCGGGCCGCCTGACGCGTGGCAGGCTGCAGGTCGTGGAACGTGATGGCGCTGCCCGTGCCGATCAGCGGGTCATACGGCATGCGCACCACCGTGCGTACGCGTGTGGTGAAGTGCGCTTCGAGCTCGTCTTCGCGCACGAGCGGGGTGCCCGGGCGGGAGTTGTTCAGCACCACGACGGCACTGCGCACCAGCCCGGCGAAGCCGTTGGTCTCCAACCAGGTCAGGGTCTCGGACGCCAGCCGTGCCTCGTCGATGCTCAGTCCCGACACGACCACGAGCTGGTCGGCGCTGTTCAGCGTCGCGCCCATGACCGAGTGCACGATGCCGGTGCCGGTGTCGGTGAGCACGATCGAGTAGTAGTGAGCGGCCAGGCCCGCGACATCCTGATAATCGACGTCGCTGAACGCCTCGGAGACACGCGGGTCGGCATCGGATGCCAGGACGTCCAAGCGCGTCTGATCGCGCGCGACGATCGACGAGATGTCGTTGTAGCCGGCGACGGCCCCCTGCATGCGCGCGAGGTCGCGCACCGTCTTGCCGCTCGGGCGCGCGATCCGTTCGGCGAGAGTGCCCCGGTCGGGGTTCGCGTCGATCGCGATCACGCGGTCATCACGCGCATCGGCCAAGGCCATGCCGAGCAGGGTCGTGATCGTCGTCTTGCCGACGCCGCCCTTGCGCGAGAGCACCGGCACGAACCGCGCTCCGCCGCTCAGAGGCGCCGCGATCCGGGTGGTGAGCTCTTTGCGTTCGCGTGCACGCTTGCCGTCGCCCAGGTTTATGCGCCCGCCCGAGAGCGAATACACGAAGTGCTGCCAGGTGCCTTCGGGCTCGCCACCGGCGATCTTGCCGCGTTCGAGCAGGCGGTCGGCGGTGAGCAGGTCAGAGGTCTCTTTGCCGGAGTCGAACTGATCAAGCCGCTTCGATGTCAGGCTGACCTCGGGACGGTGAGTCTGCACGCGCTCCACGTCGTGGCCACGCCCGGCGGGATTTTCATTCACGGATGCCTCCTCCAGCGCGCCTGCGGCAGGCTCGGTTTCGATCGGTTCGGCGTCAACCGGTTCGGCGTCGACGACGGTCGGATATGCGACGCCGATGTTCGGTGCCGCCGTGGCCACCGCTACCGTATCGCGCGCATCGTCCGCCTCGTCGGCGCCGCCCGCCTCGGCGGGGATGTCATCAGTGTCACCAGTCGCGGCCTCCACGTCACCGGCGGGCGCTTGCGCATCGGTCGTGTCTGCGGCCGGCGCATCCGGAGCCGGCTCAACCGTCTCAGGATGCGCATACCGTGCGATCGTGTTGTCGATGAGGGCTGCGAACGCCGCGCGGTCGAACGGCTCGTCGCCGGCATGCCAGTCGTCGTCCGAATCGTCGACGAGGTCCGCGGCGTCGCCTCCGGCGTCTGCGGCGCCTGCTTCGTCGACCGCGGCTGTGTCGCCGAGGCCGTCGGTCCGGACGACGTCGCCTCTGATGTCGGCGTGATCAGCGGCTTCCCTCTCGGCCTCGTCGGCCCCGACAACATCCGCGTCTGCCACCTCGGTGACATCGGCATCAGCGCCAGCAACGTCCACGACGGTCTCGTCGGCGTCAGCGTCAGCAACTTCGTCGGCGTCGGCGCCGGCCGTGCAGTCCTCGGCCGCCTCGACCTCGATCACATCAAGGTCATCGTCGAGGTCGTCGGCTCGGGCCGCACGAGCCCCGTCGTCGTCCCCGTCGACTTCATCGTCGACCACATCCGCGTCAACCACGTCGTCGTCCTCGTTCACGTCGACCTCGTCGAGCTCGACGTCGACCACATCCGCATCATCCGCGTCGGAGTTGGCGTCGACAGGGCCACCGGCCGCGTCATCCGCGTCCGAGCCGGCCGCGGCATCCACCTCGACCACGTCAGCATCGTCGACCACGTGGACCTCATCGACCTCATCGGCCTGATCGACCTGAGCAGCCTCGTCGGCCTCGTCCACGTCGACCGCTTCCGGACCATCGACCGCGCCGTCCGCTTCAACGACCTCGACCGCGTCATCACCCTCGACCGCGCCATCACCTTCGTCCGCGACAGCATCGTCGGCGGCGGCATCCACGTCCATCGCACGCACCGGCGCGACCGGTCCATCATCGTACGTCACACTCTCGCCGCCGTCGTCGAACGAGACCTCGTCTCCGACGACGTCGTCGTCGGAGAGCTCGTCCTCGTCGACCGTCGGCAGAGCGACACTCACCTGTGCCGTGGCCGTCGTCGTGGTGCCGAGGATGCCGAGGATGCCGGTGTCGGCTCGCGTCACCTCGGGAAGGATCCCGAGTTCGGTGGACTCGTCAGGGGTATGGTCGGGGTGATCGGGCGTCACAGCGGGTTGTCTCCAAGAAGCGTCGGGGCCGGTTAGCCCGCCCTCCAGGCTACTGCCGCGGGTGGATGACGACCAAAAGATCCCCTGCTTCGACCTGAGAAGTGCCGTCCAGAACCACGCGTTCGATCACGCCTCCCACCGGTGCGGTGATGGCCGCTTCCATCTTCATCGCCTCGATCGAGGCGACTGGCTGTCCGGCCTCGACGACATCGCCTTCGGCGACCTTGACGGTCACGGCACCCGAGAAGGGAGCCGCGACCTGTCCCGGCCGCGAAGCGTCGGCCTTCTCGGCCTGCCGCGCTTCGACGTCGATGCTGCGGTCACGCACGAACACGGGCCGCAGCTGGCCGTTCAGAGTCGTCATGACCGAGCGCATGCCCTTCTCGTCGGCCTCGCCGATGGCCTCGAGCCCGACGTACAGCTGCACGCCGCGTTCGAGGTCGACGACGTGCTCGACGCCGGGGACCAGGCCATAGAGGTAGTCGGCTGTCTCGAGCACGCTCAGGTCGCCGTACTGCTCCCG encodes the following:
- a CDS encoding MinD/ParA family ATP-binding protein, coding for MNENPAGRGHDVERVQTHRPEVSLTSKRLDQFDSGKETSDLLTADRLLERGKIAGGEPEGTWQHFVYSLSGGRINLGDGKRARERKELTTRIAAPLSGGARFVPVLSRKGGVGKTTITTLLGMALADARDDRVIAIDANPDRGTLAERIARPSGKTVRDLARMQGAVAGYNDISSIVARDQTRLDVLASDADPRVSEAFSDVDYQDVAGLAAHYYSIVLTDTGTGIVHSVMGATLNSADQLVVVSGLSIDEARLASETLTWLETNGFAGLVRSAVVVLNNSRPGTPLVREDELEAHFTTRVRTVVRMPYDPLIGTGSAITFHDLQPATRQAARRLAVAVVEGLRENATAAA
- the def gene encoding peptide deformylase, whose product is MAVREIRLFGDPVLRSTGTEVTTFDEGTRALARDLVDTVELPGRAGVAASQIGVGVRAFSYNVDGDIGCVFNPVLVEVSGEPTAIGEGCLSVPGLWHEVVRYPHAKVEGVDADGNPVTIEGDGVLAQALQHETDHLDGKLYIDRLDKDTRRVAMREIRESSWF